Within the Mugil cephalus isolate CIBA_MC_2020 chromosome 1, CIBA_Mcephalus_1.1, whole genome shotgun sequence genome, the region GTAAACGTCTGACGCTTCTTGATTGGTGTAAAGTTTGATTTATGCCTCCGCGTCTGCAGCCTGACGTCCACCTCCTCACAGATGAAACTACATGTCGCAGCCAGTCAGACTTCAGCTGCTGTGATCGGACCCAAAGTCATTTTCTCgtccacacaaacaaaatcacaGCATTCactcagacgtcttctctcttttctgatGCAGAGAGTTCAGTGGAAGTTGCTCAACATTTATTATCTCCAACATGAGCTGAGGGTCAGGGAACAGCTAGCCTCCGACTGGCCGACGCAAAATCAGTTCCCATCGGAGAGACTCATTTTACAACTGTTTGATAAATGCCTCAGTCAATGTTTGTCTTCTATGGGTCAGGTCCAACAATATAAGGATGGACCGTGGACTTTTGATAGTTCAAGCTTGGTAATAGACTTTGAATAAAGTCCAAAACAAGTGAATGTAGCTTTGGTCCTTTAATCTATGAAACCAGCAAGAGAAGTAAAGGAGAAACCAGCGGTTATTAGATTCATATAGGAGTAGAAgttcagtcaatcagtcagtgATTTTGAATCTTTTCTGTCTACACGGAGCACGAACGACCAATATTCAAATTCATCTTAGAATTTATCTCCAAGTGTTTCTGATGAATCTGGAGAAGAACTAGGTTtatttagacctggaccagtgttcaccatggagactacttcctggaccatggagactacttcctggaccagtgttcaccatggagactacatCCTGGACCATCGAGAtctggaccagtgttcaccatggagactacttcctggaccatgGAGAtctggaccagtgttcaccatggagactacttcctggaccatgGAGATCTGGACCAATGTTCATGGAGGAgattacttcctgcttcagtcaAGGACAAGAAAACACtaatttttctccatttttcttttttttttttaaaataagttgttTGTCCAGTTATTTTCtggttttgaaaacaaaaacttcaaacttgaaaaataccaaaataaataaataaacgctcATGCTAGGATCCTTCCTGCCTCTTAACGTGTCTAGAATTTGAAGAGACCGgattaaaaggaaaagagaggaaccAGAAGAGGCTGAAAGTGGTGGAGGAGCACAGCTGGTTCCTGGTGATCGACtggtgacaacacacacacacacacacacacacaaaaagaaggagaaggagctgagggtggaggatggaggcagcagggtgagggaggaggaggaggaggagggcgagtAAAAGGGAGTAACGGTCGTCTCCATGGTGAAGCAGCGGTCGCCATGGTTACCCATAGAGCCCGGGTCAGCGGCTCCAGGAATGTGCATgctgtttgcacacacacacacacacacacacacacacacacacacacacacacacactggtcattatttttcttagtgtgtgtgtgtctgtgtgtgtgtgtgcgtgatgaCAGATGAGTCCTGTTGTTGTCGGCGTCACTGAGGGGTGTGAATGTCTCCACTTCAGGAGCTCAGAAGAGAAGAGGTGTGCGTTTGTAGCcatgtgagtgtgagagtgtgtgtgtgtcgttttCTGATGAGGACACAAATACGTGTTTGCatctggtgtgtgttttgtgtgttttgtgagtgtgtgtgtgtgcaggagggaGGGGTGTGATATACCAGAGAAGACTGTGACTCAACTGATGCCACCGCATGCAGACGCCGGCTGTTTGAGGAGTGTAAGTGAACCACCTCACGCTGCTGCGCCGCCATGTCTGCgtcaggaaataaaacacaacaacaacagaccgTGTGTGTTCTCCtccagacgcacacacacacacacacacacacacacaatatcacaAGTTGGAGCAAGAAATTCATTCACtatttttctcctgcagctttACATGATGTTTGTTTCACCACAACACTTCAGTGTGTTTGGATGTGACTGCGTCTCATTGATGCGTTTCAGATCTGAATCATCTCGGTTTAAAGACGTAAACATTGATTCATCagcagtaaaataacaacacgACTCAGACGATACGATCATGATTCTAGATtagagtccaggttagagtccagaTTAGAGTCTAGATTAGAGTCCGGATTAGAGTCCAGGATAGAGTCTGGGTTAGCGTCCAGGTTAGCGTCCAGATTAGAGTCTAGATTAGAGTCTAGATTAGAGTCTAGATtagagtccaggttagagtccGGATTAGAGTCCAGGATAGAGTCTGAATTAGACTCCAGGATAGAGTCTAGATTACAGTCTAGATTAGAGTCCAGATTAGAGTCCAGATTACAGTCTAGATTACAGTCTAGATTACAGTCTAGATTAGAGTCCAGATTAGAGTCTGGGTTAGCgtccaggttagagtccaggttagagtccGGGTTAGACTCCAGGATAGAGTCCGAATTAGACTCCAGGATAGAGTCCGGATTAGAGTCTAGATtagagtccaggttagagtccaggttaTAGTTTAGATTAGTTTCCAGGTTATAGTTTAGATtagagtccaggttagagtccaggttagagtccagaTTAGAGTCTAGATtagagtccaggttagagtccaggttagagtccagaTTAGAGTCTAGATtagagtccaggttagagtccaggttagagtccaggttagagtccagaTTAGAGTCTAGATTAGAGTCCGGATTAGAGTCTAGATTAGAGTCCAGATTAGAGTCTGGGTTAGCGTCCAGGATAGAGTCCAGATTAGAGTCTAGATTAGAGTCCGGATTAGAGTCTAGATTAGAGTCCAGATTAGAGTCTGGGTTAGCGTCCAGGATAGAGTCCAGATTAGAGTCCAGATTAGAGTCCGAGTTAGAGTCCAGGTTAGCGTCCAGGTTAGAGTCCggttagagtccaggttagagtctctgctgctgatttacactcagactgagatctgatctctaGTTCTGTCTGAGGGCGAATTAATGGAGACACGTTTTAATTGGGACCAGTTAGAGATGGACGGTAAAGAAAAGACCTCTTAGTTTGCTCTAATCTTTCTTTCATGCCAACATTCAGTGGAGGAAGAAActccaacaagtccagtcatcCGAGGTCTTAGCTTTGTCTTTAAGTTTAAGTTATAAATGTAGAATAACTGAAGGCTGTAATTTAACAGTTGTCAgggttaaatattttataaaaccaGCTCTGACTGCTGATGGGATCTGAACTAGAAACCCTATGTCCATCTAGCCGAGAACGACTGGTGAAGACTCTGACCTCTGAGTGTATGagccactgagaggagaagaagaagaagaagaagaatgtcgTCTTAATAAATGATCTTTCTATGTTTCTCCCCGTACACTGGAACCTAACAGGTTTCATGACCTGGAGGCAAAGCAGACCTATTGGAAAGGCTCCGTGAAAGGTCATAAATCCAGGAACATCAGCAGAGGAAGTGGTGGGTTGTTCCTGGACAGTCGTATGTAGGTCTGAGGTGTTTTGAAGGTCACTGACGATGCACAGCATCCCTTCCCGAGGCAGCCGGAGCACGAGCAGCTCTCAACCTGCTGCCCTTTGCAGCTCCGGCTCAGGATCCAGGAGGGATTTATACTCCAGCAAGTGTTGCATTGTTCACTTACTTTCACCTCGTTCTCGGGTGTCAGACCTTCAGATTTATTTGAGCGTTTCATTTCAGAAGAGCCCAAGGACGGGAATGAAACGTACTCGCTCACactgatttgattttcatttctgtctgaaaagaaaaatatactCACTGTAAAAATGATCTTGAAACTCCTATTATCCGTTTTGGTTTCacttatattaaaaatacagttttggGTGAACTGAggatgtcacattttttttatgtaatgttCTTTCTAATGTATTTTTGTCTTAGATATTGTGCCATGAATTAAAGACGAGCTTCTCTACATCAATAGACAAAGTAGAGGTGAAATGTAATGAGATGAAatagatgagataaaataaggTTGGGATTGAAACGACAAatgaggtgagatgagatgagatgaggtgagtTGAGATGAGA harbors:
- the LOC125020026 gene encoding circumsporozoite protein-like, coding for MGPEIQSECRDNGGEAGGPFRSAQRPFTTALEMKDDVRKTELEIRSQSEYSNLDSNLDSNPDSNLDSNLDSILDANPDSNLDSNLDSNPDSNLDSNLDSNLDSNLDSNLDSNLDSNLDSNLDSNLDSNLDSNLDSNLDSNLDSNLNYNLETNLNYNLDSNLDSNLDSNPDSILESNSDSILESNPDSNLDSNLDANPDSNLDSNLDCNLDCNLDCNLDSNLDSNLDCNLDSILESNSDSILDSNPDSNLDSNLDSNLDSNLDSNLDANLDANPDSILDSNPDSNLDSNLDSNLDSNLES